A single region of the Desulfobaccales bacterium genome encodes:
- a CDS encoding four helix bundle protein: MGHEVRSFKDLVAWQKSMALVTEVYRASQGFPKEEIFGLTSYPH, translated from the coding sequence ATGGGGCACGAAGTGCGCTCTTTCAAAGATTTAGTGGCCTGGCAGAAATCCATGGCCCTCGTTACCGAAGTTTATCGCGCCAGCCAAGGGTTTCCCAAAGAAGAAATCTTTGGACTGACCAGCTATCCGCATTGA
- the hxlA gene encoding 3-hexulose-6-phosphate synthase — protein sequence MPPILQLALDFVDLHRAVRVAELAVPAGVDWVEAGTPLIKSEGLDAVRELKRLFPGKTIVADMKIMDAGRIEVESAAKAGAQIIDVLGTATDATIEECIQAGKNYGAKIAVDLIAVADPVTRARQVEALGADYIAVHVAIDEQMRGRDPFAILYEVSQAVHLPVGVAGGINSETAAAAIAHGAAYVIVGGAITKALDPAIATMEIRRALDEGAVIPTTLFKRGGEAEIHRVLSMVSAANLSDALHRGGVLQGLRALFPGCRLAGRALTVRTYPGDWAKPVEAIDVAQPGDILVIDAGGVGPAIWGELATHSAIQRGVGGVVIDGAIRDTGDIVKLGFPAFSRLVMPNAGEPKGFGEIGVPIRVGGLKVESGDWLLGDDDGVAVLPQKIAVEYANRAMDVLEKENRIREEIKEGRTLAQVTDLLRWEKKV from the coding sequence ATGCCTCCAATATTGCAACTCGCATTAGACTTCGTGGATTTGCACCGGGCCGTGCGCGTGGCCGAACTGGCCGTACCCGCCGGGGTGGATTGGGTGGAAGCCGGGACACCCCTTATCAAGAGCGAGGGTCTGGATGCGGTGCGGGAGCTAAAAAGGCTCTTTCCCGGCAAGACAATTGTGGCCGACATGAAGATTATGGATGCGGGGCGCATTGAAGTGGAGTCCGCAGCCAAGGCCGGAGCTCAAATCATCGACGTCCTGGGTACGGCCACCGACGCCACCATCGAGGAATGCATCCAGGCCGGGAAGAATTACGGCGCCAAAATTGCGGTAGACTTGATCGCCGTGGCCGATCCCGTGACCCGGGCCCGCCAGGTTGAGGCCTTAGGGGCCGATTATATCGCGGTGCACGTGGCCATCGACGAGCAGATGCGGGGCCGCGATCCTTTTGCCATCCTCTATGAGGTCAGCCAGGCGGTGCACCTTCCCGTGGGGGTGGCAGGCGGCATCAACTCCGAAACCGCGGCCGCGGCCATCGCCCACGGGGCCGCCTATGTTATCGTGGGCGGCGCTATCACCAAGGCTTTAGATCCTGCCATAGCCACCATGGAGATTCGCCGGGCCCTGGATGAAGGTGCGGTCATCCCCACGACATTGTTCAAGCGGGGCGGCGAGGCAGAGATTCACCGGGTGCTTTCCATGGTGTCCGCGGCCAATCTCTCGGACGCCCTGCATCGGGGCGGGGTGTTGCAAGGCTTGCGGGCCCTGTTCCCGGGGTGCCGCCTGGCAGGCCGGGCCTTGACGGTGCGCACCTATCCCGGCGATTGGGCCAAACCGGTGGAGGCCATCGACGTCGCCCAACCGGGGGATATTCTGGTGATCGACGCAGGCGGCGTAGGGCCGGCCATCTGGGGCGAACTGGCCACCCATTCGGCCATCCAACGGGGCGTGGGCGGGGTGGTCATCGACGGGGCCATTCGGGACACAGGCGATATCGTCAAGCTGGGCTTTCCGGCCTTCTCGCGCCTGGTGATGCCCAACGCCGGAGAGCCCAAGGGTTTCGGGGAAATCGGCGTACCCATCCGGGTCGGCGGCCTCAAGGTGGAGTCCGGCGACTGGCTCCTGGGAGACGACGACGGCGTCGCGGTTCTGCCCCAGAAGATCGCCGTGGAATACGCCAACCGGGCCATGGACGTTTTGGAAAAAGAAAACCGCATCCGGGAAGAAATCAAAGAAGGCCGCACTCTGGCTCAAGTGACGGATTTGCTCCGTTGGGAAAAGAAGGTCTGA